Proteins from a genomic interval of Apium graveolens cultivar Ventura unplaced genomic scaffold, ASM990537v1 ctg6836, whole genome shotgun sequence:
- the LOC141703604 gene encoding uncharacterized protein LOC141703604 produces the protein MLAYGIGTDAVDDYVCIGTSTAIECLKKFVTNIILIFESEYLRKPNSNDVQRLIKMGKARGFPGMMGSIDYMHLQWKNCPKAWKGMFMRGHKGVPTILLNVVASSDLWI, from the coding sequence ATGTTGGCATATGGAATTGGAACGGATGCAGTTGATGATTATGTGTGCATTGGTACGTCCACTGCAATTGAATGCTTGAAAAAATTTGTTAccaatattattttaatttttgagaGTGAATATTTGCGAAAGCCAAACTCAAATGATGTACAACGTCTCATAAAAATGGGAAAGGCTCGCGGTTTTCCCGGAATGATGGGGAGTATTGACTACATGCATTTGCAGTGGAAAAATTGCCCTAAAGCATGGAAAGGGATGTTCATGAGGGGTCATAAAGGAGTTCCAACAATATTGCTTAATGTTGTTGCCTCATCGGACCTATGGATATGA
- the LOC141703605 gene encoding auxin efflux carrier component 5-like — translation MHSCNMLWLHFEMPSIMEECILIVSKAAVGTYMFCLGLFMAINKKIDENWSIGVPITGILWRFIMGPICWGLACLYLGLDGEVLKATIIQATLPPAYLSFYYAQEYRNRYRLH, via the exons ATGCACTCCTGCAACATGCTTTG GTTGCATTTTGAGATGCCAAGCATTATGGAGGAATGTATTTTGATTGTGTCGAAAGCAGCTGTGGGCACTTACATGTTCTGCTTGG GTTTATTCATGGCAATTAATAAAAAGATAGATGAAAATTGGTCGATTGGAGTCCCTATTACCGGCATCCTTTGGAGGTTTATCATGGGACCAATTTGTTGGGGCCTTGCCTGTCTTTATTTAGGATTAGATGGTGAAGTGTTAAAGGCAACAATAATCCAG GCGACACTTCCTCCAGCATATTTATCTTTCTATTATGCTCAAGAATATAGAAATAGATATCGATTGCATTAG